The Thermococcus sp. sequence AACTCCCTACTCCTTCCGATTATGTTTTCCCAGAAGCGGCTCTGGCTCTCGTGGATTCCAAGGGAAACGCCACCTGCTATCGGCGTGAACATGAACCTCTCATCCTGCTGGAGCTCGTAGAGTGCGTGACCAAACTCGTGAACCGTACTTAGAATCGTCCTCCTGAAGTCGTAGCCTTCATAGCGGGTGGTTATCCTAACGTCTCTTATGCCGAACTCTGTCGTGAATGGATGAGCGGAGACGTCGAGCCTTGAGCGGACTCCAAGCGGGAAGCCGAACTTCTTGAGAATCCAGATGTTAACGCGCTCCATCTGCTCCTTCTCATACTTCTCCTTCTCAAGCGGGTGCTCCCTTGGAACTTTGCCCTCTTCCATTATCTTCTCAAGAAGGGGCTTGAGCTCCTTCTCCAGCTTGTCAAACATCCTCTCGACTTCTTTAGTGGTCAGTCCCTCCTCGAAGAGGTCGAGCAAAGCGTCATAGGGCTCGTCCTCATAGCCGAGGTACTCGGCGGCGCGCTTGGCAAGGTCTATAATCCTGTCGAGCCACGGCTCGAACTTGGAGTAGTCGTTGCTCTTCTTTGCCTCTTCCCAGGCTTTGGTTGCCTGGCTCGTTACCTCGCTCATCTCCCTGAGGAACTCGGGTGGAAAGGCCTTGCTTATCCTTATTTCCCTGTCAAGGACCCTAACAACACCGCGCTCGTACTCGTTGAGTTCCATGCCCTTGGCCTTCTCGACGAGCTCCACAAAGTCCGGCTTGAGAAGGAACTCCTGGCTCAGAACGCTTAACTCTCCCTGGGCTATACTCCTCTCAAGGATTCCCTCCTTGGGCATGTTAACCTCCATGTCCCAGCCGAGAACGCTCTGGGCGTGATCGATGGCCCATATCCTTCTGTAATTTTCAAGAATCTGCTTTACGGTCTCGTTCTGGAAAACCTGCTCCATGCTAATCACCACCTGAATTCTGGAAGCCTAACTTTTAAATCTTTTCGATGAGCATCTGAACGGGAGTTCGGAAACTTTTTACTACGCCCTTAACTGGAAAGACTTCAGTCATCGGATGAGCGCCCTTTCATGAGCAACGCAAGAACCGCGAGCAGAGCCACCAGTCCGGGCCCGCAGATTCCGCGGGTCTTTTTTTCCCTACTGTTCCTGTTTTCTTCGAGATGAGCCGGCGTTTTAGAGGCACCCTTCTTCTCACAGAGGGTCACGTTAACGGGCATGGCGTTTTTCGAGGGCCTGTAGTAGGTGGCCGTCGAGTTCATCTCAAGGTAGGCCAGTGTTATGTTCTTCGCGTATGAACCTCGTTTAAGCGTGATTTGAACCGGAATAGCTCCAGATTTTTTGATTATCAAGCTTGCACATGGGTAATCCAGCCGTCTGGCCTCCCCAAATGGGGAGGCACAGACCCCGTAAACGTCTGCCGGCCCCCACTTCTCAGATTCCCTCTCGTAAGGCATCACAATCCGCCACCCGTTTATCGAATCGGCGTTCTTCGCTTTCTTCATGAGCCCGGGCCAGCTGACGTTGACGGGTTCAATGCAGAACTCCCTCGGGTCGAACAGGTAGATTTTGTCCTCGTATTCCCGCGTGCTCCAGTTGAAAACTGTGACATTAAGATACCAGCTTCCGTTAGTGAAAACTGCCCCGTTGTAGTTGCCGGTTAGGTTGAGAAGGTAGAGGCGAGAGCCATTGTAGTAAAAGAGATACTCGTATCCCTCAAGCAACGTTAGCATGGTCTGATTACTGCAGTTGAAACCACCCGCAACGAGGAGCGGGGGACAGTAGGGGACAAATGTAGCCACAAAAAGGTGGATTATGGCATCCCTACCGCTTGAAACAACGGAGTAGCGGGCGTTGATAACCTCTACCTCCCACGGCGGAACTGAGGATGCGTTAGCGACCGGGCCAACATTAACTATTCTGACATTATCCGGGAACCAGAAGCCCGCCAGCCCCGTCACTCGTCGCGAGCCGTATTCAGTCCACGAGACAGGGGTTGTGTTGACGTAGAGGAGCGTGACGTTCCGGGTTTCGTTTTCCCGCATGAGGAGGAAGTAAACGGGGAACTCCGAAGAATTCGCCAAGACAACCCTGCCATGGTAGAGCCGAGCGTTTTCCTCCGTATTGACAATTGCAACGTCAGCGGCCGGGACGCTTGAGTTTAGCGGACCAAAGTCCTTTGGAATGACTATTCTCCAGCCGTTGAGCTCGTTAACAACATGGTTTTCTCCCAAGAGTTTAAACCAACCCGTTTTTACGGGAACAACGGAGAAATTCTCCGGGTCCAGCCGGTAGACAGCGCTATCCGTGCCCGAGTATGTGTAAGTTGTGACGTTGAGATACCAGCTTCCGTTTACGAAGGCAACTCCAGGGGAGCGGGCCAGGAGATAGGTAAAGTTCAGGAGGTAGAGGCGAGAACCGTTGTAGTAGAGGAGATAGTGCCACTTTCCGAACTTTGCCAGTGAATCGTTTGGATAGTAGAGGAAGTCATACTGATAAACGGACAGGGGAATCAACGCGACGGTTCCGTTTGAGATGACCGAGTATTTAACCTCGTACACCACGCCCGGGGCGTTGATGGAATAAACTGCCGAAACCAGAGGGAGAAGAAGGAGAAAGATAAAAAAATAGCTCACCAACCTTGACATTTTTCTCGCACCCCATCAATGACTCTTAGGTCAGTGCCAAAGTAATAGGCTCTCGTCGGAAATGCACTTGGGTTTACCTCCATTATTGCCCTGGAGTAGTCACAGGCGCGTTCAAGGCACTTTTCGTTGTCACACCATACGCAATGATTATTCTCATATCTGCATGAAGCACAGTGTCCGCATTGACCAAGAAGAACGGCACTGTCGGCTTCCATTTCTATTGAAATCGTTGTGTTGGGGTTGTTGATGTTTCCCGGAAGGTCTTCACAAATCCACCGGATTTTCTCGACGAGTTTCTCATAAGTGTATGTGGAGTTATACTGGTAATAGTTCGGTTGAACAAAAACGTAATCAAAATGCTCGCTAATGACTGGAATTCCACTGTTGTTCTTTAAGTATTCAGCACTCCTCGTCCCGGTTGCTGGAATCCAGATGAGTTCTTGGACGTGATCATGAATGTAGTTGCTCATATCCTCAATGAATTGAATATATGCTTCCTTATACTGTTCCTTCTGGTTATCGTTTATACCCAGTACTTTAAGAGCCGGATCATCGGTGGTCGCCTGAAGGCAGCTCTCGTAGCTCCAGTAGAAGCCGAGTCTGTTGCTGTCAAATACACTCAAAACACCGTCAATCCATTTCTTCCAGTACGAGTTAGCAAAACCTTTGGATGGGTCGTCCCTTAACTCACCATTGCCATAGCTGAAGGGTATTGTAATGTAATACTTTATTGAGTCCACGTGTGACATAATCCAGAGGGCCAAATAGCGGCCATCCTCGTACCCGTCCCCGGTGTAGTTGATTCTTTTACCTTCACCACCAAGGAAAACAACCCTGTCAAAACCCCTGTCCTTGAACCACTGAACTACCTCATAGTAAGAAGTTGGCCCCCTTCCCTCAAGGGTCATTCTCGATTCATACCCCCCAAGAGACTCATCCCAGTTTATCCACCACAAACCAAGCTTCGACATAAGGATTCACCAACCTCCTATAGTTAATAGTGGTATAAAAATCTTTTGGTCAAGTAAACAGGTTTAAATTTAACTAAAAGTTCTAAACTAAAGAAGAGTAACCGATTACAACGGCCTGAATCTCAACCGCGTAGCTTAAAACTCAAAGAACATAAGACCCCAGTTAAGGGGGTGATAAAATGATAGAGCTCGTCGTCCTCGGTCACGTCTCGATAGACACGATTGTATTTCCGGATGGAAGAAGGGTAGATATGCCCGGAGGGGCGGCCGCGGCGGTCGCTACCTCGGCCTCTCTGGCCGGAGCGAAGGTAGGTCTAGTGACTAAAATCGGCGAGGACTTCCCAAGAGAGTGGCTGGAGAAACTTTCCCAATACGTTGACATCAGGGGAATCCAGGTTCTCCCGGGGAAGACGATACACATCTGGGTGATTTACAGGGAAGATGGAAGCGTTGAATCACCCGTCGAGATGGGCGTTGCGGAGAATATGGGCGAAACACCGATTCCCGAGAAGTACTTTAAAGCAAAAATCTTCCATATAGCACCGATTCCACCGGAGGAGCAGTTGAAGGCCATAGAAAGACTGGAGGGAAAAAGGATAAGCCTAGATTTCAACCCAACTTACTACGACTACTACCGAAGAAAACCCGAGCTGGTGCGGGAGCTGGTTTCCAGGAGCTGGATAATCTTTCCGAACGAGAGGGAGGCAAAGCTGATAACGGGCCTTAACGACGTCAGGAAATCAGCTGAGGAGCTGTACTCATGGGGAACTGAACTGGTAGTGATAACGAGAGGTGAAAGAGGAGTTTTGATTTACGATGGGGACTTCCACGAGTTTCCAGCACTGCCCGTTGAGGGCGAAATAGACCCAACAGGTGCCGGAGACGCCTTCGCCGGTGGCTTTTTAGCGGGGCTCGTGAAGGGAAAAAGGCTCGATGACTGCGTCAAGCTCGGCCTTACGAGGGCCAGGGAAGTTTTAAAAAAGAGGGGGAGCTGGAGCATCAGCGTTTGACTATTATGTAAAACAGAACGTAGAGGAGG is a genomic window containing:
- a CDS encoding DUF4855 domain-containing protein, with translation MSKLGLWWINWDESLGGYESRMTLEGRGPTSYYEVVQWFKDRGFDRVVFLGGEGKRINYTGDGYEDGRYLALWIMSHVDSIKYYITIPFSYGNGELRDDPSKGFANSYWKKWIDGVLSVFDSNRLGFYWSYESCLQATTDDPALKVLGINDNQKEQYKEAYIQFIEDMSNYIHDHVQELIWIPATGTRSAEYLKNNSGIPVISEHFDYVFVQPNYYQYNSTYTYEKLVEKIRWICEDLPGNINNPNTTISIEMEADSAVLLGQCGHCASCRYENNHCVWCDNEKCLERACDYSRAIMEVNPSAFPTRAYYFGTDLRVIDGVREKCQGW
- a CDS encoding carbohydrate kinase family protein — its product is MIELVVLGHVSIDTIVFPDGRRVDMPGGAAAAVATSASLAGAKVGLVTKIGEDFPREWLEKLSQYVDIRGIQVLPGKTIHIWVIYREDGSVESPVEMGVAENMGETPIPEKYFKAKIFHIAPIPPEEQLKAIERLEGKRISLDFNPTYYDYYRRKPELVRELVSRSWIIFPNEREAKLITGLNDVRKSAEELYSWGTELVVITRGERGVLIYDGDFHEFPALPVEGEIDPTGAGDAFAGGFLAGLVKGKRLDDCVKLGLTRAREVLKKRGSWSISV